GCCGCGCGAGCCGACTTTCATGGGCGGAAGCTTGTCCCGGGCGGTGAGGACCTGCGTCCGGAAGTCGGCGTCGACGTTGAGCACCTGACTGGCCTTGGCACAGCCGTTGAACAGGTCGCGCAGGATCTGGTTGTCCATCGTCGGGCCGGCGCACACGCTGACACCCGAGTGGTGGGGCAGTTCGGGGGAGTTCGACGGGTTCGTGACCAGGTATCCCAGGCTCGGCTCCCGCACCAGGGTCTCCAGGAAGAACTGGGCGGCGCCCTTCATGGCCGGGTAGTACTGCCGCAGGAACTCGACGTCGCCGGTGAACTGGTAGTGGTCCCAGATCATGGTGGACAGCCACGCGCCGCCGGTCTGCCACATGCCCCACAGCGCGCCGTCGACGACCGAGCTGCCCCGCCACCCGTCGGTGTTGTGGTGGGTCACCCAGCCGCCGGCGTTGTACTGCACCCGGGCGGTGCGGGCGCCGGTGACCGTGAGGTCGTTGATCATCCGGAACACCGGCTCGTAGCACTCCGCGAGGTTGGTGGTGTCGGCCGGCCAGTAGTTCATCGGCAGGTTCGCGTTGAGGGTGTACTTCGAGTCCCACGACGGGCTCAGCGAGTCGTTCCAGATGCCCTGCAGGTTGGCCGGCTGGGTGCCCGGGCGCGAGGACGAGATCAGCAGGTAGCGGCCGAACTGGAACAACAGCACGGACAACTGCGGGTCGTTGGTGCTGGCATGCTGCGCGATCCGGACGTCGGTCGGCTGGTCGGCCGCCGCCGTGCGCCCGAGGTCGAGCGTCGTGCGCCCGAACAGCGCCTGGTAGTCGGCGACGTGCCTGGAGCGCAGGTCGTCGTAGGTCCTGCCCTGGGCGGCGTCGAGGTGCCGCCGTGCGATGCCCTGGTAGTCGCCGCTGACGTCCTTGTAGTTCACGTAGCTGGAGCCGATGGAGATCAGCACCGTCACGCTGTTGGCGCCCCTCACCTGGAGGGTGCCGCCGGAGCTGCTGACGGTGCCGCCGTCGGCGACGGCGCGGGCCAGCGCGAGGAACCGC
This Microbispora sp. ZYX-F-249 DNA region includes the following protein-coding sequences:
- a CDS encoding glycoside hydrolase family 95 protein produces the protein MGTGAALLPLQWTAVARAASAPPPQVRAANDLALWYDESAGTEWLRALPIGNGRLGAMVFGNVDTERLQLNEDTIWAGGPYDQSNTRGAGALGQIRQLVFQNQWSQAQSLIDQNMLGNPSAQLAYQTVGNLRLTFGSNSGVSEYNRFLDLTTATTTVSYLQNGVRYTREVLASAPDQVIAVRLTADRAGSITFSATFDSPQRTTRSSPDGTTVALDGVSGDQRGLSGKVRFLALARAVADGGTVSSSGGTLQVRGANSVTVLISIGSSYVNYKDVSGDYQGIARRHLDAAQGRTYDDLRSRHVADYQALFGRTTLDLGRTAAADQPTDVRIAQHASTNDPQLSVLLFQFGRYLLISSSRPGTQPANLQGIWNDSLSPSWDSKYTLNANLPMNYWPADTTNLAECYEPVFRMINDLTVTGARTARVQYNAGGWVTHHNTDGWRGSSVVDGALWGMWQTGGAWLSTMIWDHYQFTGDVEFLRQYYPAMKGAAQFFLETLVREPSLGYLVTNPSNSPELPHHSGVSVCAGPTMDNQILRDLFNGCAKASQVLNVDADFRTQVLTARDKLPPMKVGSRGNIQEWLYDWVETEPNHRHISHLYGLHPSNQITKRGTPSLYTAARRTLELRGDDGTGWSLAWKINYWARMEEGDKARSLIGLLVRTDRLA